From the genome of Leptolyngbya sp. 'hensonii', one region includes:
- the rpsH gene encoding 30S ribosomal protein S8: MAANDTIADMLTRIRNANLARHQTTEVPATRLTHSIAEVLKSEGFITDFQETGEGVKRRLQISLKYKGKNRQPIITGLRRVSKPGLRVYSNRKELPKVLGGIGIAIISTSSGIMTDRDARRNGVGGEVLCYIW, from the coding sequence ATGGCCGCTAACGACACTATTGCAGACATGCTAACTCGCATTCGCAATGCGAATCTGGCAAGACATCAAACCACTGAGGTTCCGGCGACTAGATTGACTCACAGCATTGCCGAAGTGCTGAAGAGTGAGGGTTTTATTACCGACTTTCAGGAAACTGGAGAAGGGGTAAAGCGCCGTTTGCAAATTTCCCTGAAATATAAGGGGAAAAATCGACAGCCGATTATTACAGGTTTGCGTCGGGTCAGTAAACCGGGGTTACGGGTTTACTCCAACCGTAAGGAGTTACCGAAAGTGCTCGGTGGGATTGGAATTGCTATCATTTCCACTTCCAGCGGCATTATGACCGATCGCGACGCCAGGCGTAATGGCGTTGGCGGTGAGGTCCTCTGCTACATTTGGTAA
- the rplE gene encoding 50S ribosomal protein L5 — protein sequence MAGLKTTYQEKIVPKLMEQFKYTNIHQVPKLVKVTVNRGLGEASQNAKALEASINEIALITGQKPVVTRAKKAIAGFKIRQGMPVGVMVTLRSDRMYAFLERLINLALPRIRDFRGISPKSFDGRGNYTLGIREQLIFPEIDYDGIDQIRGFDISIITTADADEEGRALLKEMGMPFRE from the coding sequence ATGGCAGGACTGAAGACAACTTACCAGGAAAAGATTGTTCCAAAATTAATGGAGCAATTCAAGTATACAAACATCCATCAGGTGCCAAAACTTGTCAAAGTTACGGTAAACCGTGGTTTGGGAGAGGCATCTCAGAATGCTAAGGCCTTGGAAGCATCGATTAATGAAATTGCTTTGATTACTGGTCAAAAGCCAGTAGTTACTCGAGCTAAGAAAGCGATCGCTGGCTTCAAGATCCGTCAGGGAATGCCTGTAGGGGTAATGGTGACATTACGTTCTGACCGCATGTACGCTTTCCTGGAACGATTGATTAACCTGGCTTTACCGCGCATCCGAGATTTTCGTGGCATTAGTCCTAAGAGTTTTGATGGTCGCGGTAACTATACCCTCGGCATCAGAGAGCAGCTAATTTTCCCGGAAATAGATTATGACGGGATTGATCAGATTCGCGGTTTTGATATTTCGATTATCACAACTGCCGATGCGGATGAAGAAGGGCGCGCTTTACTGAAAGAGATGGGTATGCCTTTCCGGGAATAA
- the rplX gene encoding 50S ribosomal protein L24 has protein sequence MAVKAQDKAVQYRLHVKTGDTVQVISGKDKGKVGEILRTFPKLSQVIVKGVNMRTKHVKPQQDGESGQIVTQEAPIHSSKVMLYSVKQKVASRICYTFDDTGRKVRMLKKTGEVIDKK, from the coding sequence ATGGCTGTTAAGGCTCAGGATAAGGCGGTGCAATACCGGCTACATGTTAAGACAGGAGATACTGTTCAGGTGATCTCTGGTAAGGACAAGGGCAAGGTTGGCGAAATTCTGCGAACATTTCCCAAGCTGAGCCAGGTAATTGTTAAGGGTGTCAATATGCGAACAAAGCATGTTAAGCCCCAGCAGGATGGGGAATCAGGCCAGATTGTCACCCAAGAGGCTCCGATCCATAGCTCTAAGGTGATGCTTTATTCTGTCAAGCAGAAAGTGGCTAGCCGCATTTGCTACACCTTTGATGACACAGGGCGCAAAGTCCGAATGTTGAAAAAGACTGGCGAAGTCATCGATAAAAAATAG
- the rplN gene encoding 50S ribosomal protein L14, translating into MIQQETYLNVADNSGARKLMCIRVLGGNRRYAGVGDVIIAVVKDAIPNMAVKKSDVVRAVVVRTRKGLRRDSGMSIRFDDNAAVIINADGNPRGTRVFGPVARELRDKNFTKIVSLAPEVL; encoded by the coding sequence ATGATTCAGCAGGAAACCTATCTCAATGTGGCTGATAACAGTGGCGCTCGAAAGCTGATGTGTATTCGGGTTTTAGGCGGCAACCGTCGTTATGCCGGTGTTGGTGATGTCATTATTGCAGTTGTCAAAGATGCCATTCCTAACATGGCGGTTAAAAAATCCGATGTTGTTCGAGCAGTGGTCGTGCGAACTCGCAAAGGCTTACGTCGAGACAGTGGCATGAGTATTCGTTTTGATGACAATGCTGCTGTGATCATTAATGCTGATGGTAATCCCAGGGGGACTAGAGTCTTTGGCCCTGTTGCTCGGGAACTGCGAGACAAGAACTTTACTAAGATTGTTTCTCTGGCTCCGGAGGTACTGTGA
- the rpsQ gene encoding 30S ribosomal protein S17 — MAVKERVGLVVSNKMDKTVVVAIENRSPHPKYGKIMVRTKRYKAHDEENQCRIGDRVRIRETRPLSRTKRWIVADILSNTQNPKA, encoded by the coding sequence ATGGCAGTCAAAGAACGTGTTGGTTTGGTTGTTAGCAACAAGATGGATAAGACGGTGGTGGTCGCGATTGAAAACCGCTCACCCCATCCCAAGTACGGCAAAATTATGGTCCGTACCAAACGCTATAAAGCTCATGATGAGGAAAACCAGTGTCGTATTGGAGATCGTGTGAGAATTCGCGAAACTCGACCTCTTAGCCGCACGAAGCGCTGGATCGTAGCCGATATCCTCAGCAATACTCAAAATCCTAAAGCGTGA
- the rpmC gene encoding 50S ribosomal protein L29, whose translation MPLPKIEDARKLSDDDLKEQILVVKRELFELRMQKATRQLEKSHQFKHARHRLAQLMTVEQERLSASSTAQSGAEQE comes from the coding sequence ATGCCCCTACCGAAGATTGAAGATGCTCGAAAATTGAGTGATGACGACCTGAAGGAGCAGATCCTCGTCGTGAAGCGCGAGTTATTCGAACTGCGGATGCAGAAAGCAACTCGTCAGTTAGAAAAATCCCATCAGTTTAAACATGCCCGGCATCGGCTAGCACAATTGATGACTGTTGAGCAGGAGCGCCTGAGTGCAAGCTCTACGGCACAGTCAGGAGCGGAGCAAGAGTAG
- the rplP gene encoding 50S ribosomal protein L16, which translates to MLSPRRTKFRKQQRGRMRGQATRGNTISFGEFALQAMEPCWITARQIEASRRAMTRYIRRGGQIWIRIFPDKPVTMRPAETRMGSGKGNPEFWVAVVKPGRILFEIAGVPEATAREAMRLAQYKLPIKTKFIVRESQTQEVQDAPTED; encoded by the coding sequence ATGTTAAGTCCGAGAAGAACTAAATTTCGTAAGCAGCAGCGTGGACGGATGCGCGGTCAAGCGACTAGGGGAAACACCATTAGTTTTGGTGAGTTTGCCCTTCAGGCCATGGAGCCTTGCTGGATCACTGCCCGTCAAATTGAAGCGAGCCGTCGTGCGATGACCCGCTACATCCGCCGAGGAGGCCAGATCTGGATCAGAATTTTTCCAGATAAGCCAGTGACGATGAGACCTGCCGAAACCCGGATGGGTTCCGGTAAAGGGAACCCGGAATTTTGGGTTGCCGTTGTTAAGCCTGGACGCATACTTTTTGAAATTGCTGGCGTGCCAGAAGCTACTGCCCGAGAGGCAATGCGGTTAGCACAATACAAGCTGCCCATTAAGACCAAGTTTATTGTTCGTGAATCGCAGACCCAGGAGGTGCAGGATGCCCCTACCGAAGATTGA